The Corynebacterium camporealensis genome contains a region encoding:
- a CDS encoding pseudouridine synthase encodes MTAPIPSEKNAMTGSNREFKSMRNTVPHNRKGYTPLPIKNGLNATRVRVPESHTYSNITAWDFLTEVITGQRHRHPDDNDMALQQRFDDGEVVLRNRTTLRPESQLKPGTDVYFYRIPAPEKPVPYDITIVYEDDNILVADKPPFMATMPRARHIVQTATVQLRRTTGIDDLSPAHRLDRLTSGLLLFTKKRGIRGAYQTLFANREVSKTYTAIAPYKEFETPLTWHSRMEKTPGEIQGRIVEGEPNAITDLVTVEKIDGTPYEAIHGQQPQLAKYILKPHTGKTHQLRLHMWQAGVPILGDPVYPTIFPEEAEDMGIPMHLTATELSFKDPLTGKNTLFTCDSQLFNN; translated from the coding sequence ATAACAGCGCCGATTCCATCCGAGAAAAACGCGATGACCGGCTCTAACAGAGAGTTCAAATCCATGAGGAATACAGTACCGCACAATCGCAAGGGGTACACCCCCTTACCGATTAAAAATGGTTTGAACGCCACCCGCGTTCGGGTGCCCGAATCCCACACCTATTCCAACATCACTGCTTGGGATTTCCTCACAGAGGTCATTACCGGTCAGCGCCACCGCCATCCCGATGACAACGACATGGCTCTCCAACAACGCTTCGACGATGGCGAAGTAGTTCTCCGCAACCGCACAACACTGCGTCCAGAATCACAACTTAAACCCGGCACCGATGTCTACTTCTACCGCATTCCCGCCCCCGAAAAGCCCGTGCCCTACGACATCACCATCGTCTACGAAGACGACAACATCCTCGTTGCCGACAAGCCGCCGTTCATGGCAACCATGCCCAGGGCACGCCACATCGTCCAAACAGCCACCGTCCAACTACGACGTACCACCGGCATCGACGACCTGTCCCCGGCGCACCGCCTCGACCGCCTCACCTCCGGCCTTCTACTCTTCACCAAGAAGCGTGGCATCCGGGGCGCGTACCAAACTCTCTTCGCCAACCGCGAAGTCAGCAAGACTTACACAGCCATCGCTCCATACAAGGAATTCGAAACCCCACTCACGTGGCACTCCCGAATGGAAAAGACCCCCGGCGAAATCCAGGGAAGAATCGTCGAAGGCGAACCCAACGCCATCACCGATCTAGTGACCGTCGAAAAAATCGACGGTACCCCTTACGAAGCCATTCACGGCCAACAACCCCAGCTAGCGAAGTACATACTCAAACCACACACCGGCAAGACCCACCAACTTCGCCTCCACATGTGGCAAGCCGGCGTCCCCATCCTCGGCGACCCCGTCTACCCCACCATCTTCCCGGAAGAAGCCGAAGACATGGGTATCCCCATGCATCTCACCGCAACCGAATTATCGTTCAAAGACCCGCTGACCGGGAAGAACACGTTATTTACGTGTGACAGCCAACTGTTTAACAACTAA